A region from the Sphingopyxis lindanitolerans genome encodes:
- a CDS encoding ABC transporter permease subunit (The N-terminal region of this protein, as described by TIGR01726, is a three transmembrane segment that identifies a subfamily of ABC transporter permease subunits, which specificities that include histidine, arginine, glutamine, glutamate, L-cystine (sic), the opines (in Agrobacterium) octopine and nopaline, etc.) yields the protein MIAAPRRLAIAALPWLFLAGGLVAAYGLFATLADNLADRNIRTGFGFLFDRAGFAIGETLISYAPGDSYAAALTVGLLNTLLIAALGIIFSTLLGLAVCMARLSSSWLLASLSGLYIELVRNIPLLLQMFVWYAVLLFGLPGPGPGAVGAFDLDNRGLHVPALTLADPAMPALLIAIIAWAILFAAVRRRWVRVRTALALAGIAVVPLMLWGGFDLPRAGRFGTIGGLSLSTEFLTLVASLSIYASAYLAEIFRGAILAVPAGQSEAAKALGLSPAQTMGRIVIPQALRIAIPPMTSWHLNTIKNSSLGVAIGYPEFVSVVDTVISQTGQAIEGVGLIVATFLLLSLSLSFVTGRYARRLGWSVAGQPGRSIQVTRESFPLRSIAAWPTWVRRNLVSGRRQSILTFAILTLTAALVGKGFSWLLFEATFAGGAAECRLASGACWPFLRENARLILFGTYPEAEQWRSAAAATALLSCLAISFVPRFWRSRLGLAWLGAIAVAVLLMHGGFAGLSYVPMEKWSGLPVTLLLASLAVVGAFPLAILLAFGRRSTRRGVRWPSVAFIELVRGTPLIGVLFLAAVLFPLFVPSYLSIDSLPRVQIALILFTAAYMAEVIRGGLMAVPVGQAEAAQALGLTKWQARRHILLPQALKVSVPGLVNTSISEVKNTTLVLIVGVFDLLQTTRLSYVEAQWRPYFAEAYLFTGTIFFLLCFSLSRLSMKIERKLNYAG from the coding sequence ATGATCGCGGCGCCGAGACGGCTCGCGATCGCTGCGCTGCCCTGGCTGTTTTTGGCGGGCGGGCTTGTGGCCGCCTACGGCCTGTTCGCGACATTGGCGGACAATCTGGCGGACCGGAATATCCGGACGGGATTCGGCTTCCTGTTCGACCGGGCGGGCTTCGCGATCGGTGAAACGCTGATCAGCTACGCGCCGGGCGACTCCTATGCCGCTGCGCTGACCGTGGGGCTGCTCAACACGCTTCTGATAGCGGCGCTGGGCATCATCTTCTCGACCCTCCTCGGCCTCGCGGTCTGTATGGCGCGCCTGTCTTCCAGCTGGCTGCTTGCGAGCCTCTCTGGTCTTTATATCGAGCTGGTCCGCAACATTCCGCTGCTGCTCCAGATGTTCGTCTGGTACGCCGTGCTGCTGTTCGGTCTGCCCGGCCCCGGTCCAGGCGCCGTCGGTGCGTTCGACCTCGACAATCGAGGATTGCACGTCCCGGCGCTTACCCTTGCCGATCCGGCTATGCCCGCCCTGCTGATCGCTATCATCGCCTGGGCGATCCTGTTCGCTGCCGTGCGGCGGAGGTGGGTTCGCGTGCGCACCGCGCTGGCCCTCGCCGGCATTGCTGTGGTTCCGCTGATGTTGTGGGGCGGATTTGATCTGCCGAGGGCGGGGCGCTTCGGAACCATTGGCGGATTGTCGCTCTCCACCGAGTTTCTGACACTGGTCGCCAGCCTATCGATCTATGCCTCGGCCTATCTGGCCGAGATATTCCGCGGCGCGATCCTCGCGGTTCCCGCAGGACAGAGCGAGGCCGCCAAAGCGCTCGGTCTGTCGCCCGCGCAAACGATGGGACGGATCGTGATTCCCCAGGCGCTGCGCATTGCGATACCGCCGATGACGAGCTGGCATCTCAACACGATCAAGAACAGCTCCCTGGGGGTGGCGATCGGATATCCCGAGTTTGTCTCCGTGGTCGATACCGTCATCAGCCAGACAGGCCAGGCGATCGAAGGCGTTGGCCTGATCGTCGCCACCTTCCTCCTGCTTTCGCTGTCCTTGTCGTTCGTCACCGGCCGTTATGCTCGCCGGTTGGGCTGGAGCGTCGCCGGGCAGCCCGGCCGGAGCATCCAGGTGACACGCGAATCATTTCCGCTGCGCTCGATCGCGGCTTGGCCGACATGGGTGCGGCGCAATCTGGTCAGCGGAAGGCGCCAATCGATCCTGACCTTCGCTATCCTCACCTTGACCGCGGCTCTCGTCGGCAAGGGATTCTCGTGGTTGTTGTTCGAAGCGACATTCGCCGGAGGCGCGGCCGAGTGCCGTTTGGCCAGCGGCGCCTGTTGGCCGTTCCTTCGCGAAAATGCGAGGCTCATTCTCTTTGGGACCTATCCCGAAGCCGAGCAGTGGCGGTCCGCCGCCGCCGCAACCGCGCTGCTTTCATGCCTCGCGATCTCCTTCGTCCCGCGATTTTGGCGCAGCCGCCTCGGTCTTGCCTGGCTCGGCGCGATCGCGGTCGCAGTGCTTCTGATGCACGGCGGATTCGCGGGCCTTTCCTATGTGCCGATGGAGAAGTGGAGCGGCCTGCCGGTCACACTGCTGCTCGCGAGCCTCGCGGTGGTCGGCGCTTTTCCCTTGGCCATACTCCTCGCATTCGGCCGTAGATCCACGCGGCGCGGCGTGCGCTGGCCGAGCGTCGCCTTCATCGAGTTGGTCCGCGGAACGCCCCTGATCGGCGTGCTCTTTCTCGCTGCGGTTCTGTTCCCGCTGTTCGTACCCTCCTATCTCTCGATCGACAGCCTGCCGCGCGTCCAGATCGCGCTTATTCTCTTCACCGCCGCCTATATGGCCGAGGTCATCCGGGGCGGCCTGATGGCGGTTCCCGTTGGGCAAGCCGAGGCCGCACAGGCGCTGGGTCTCACCAAGTGGCAGGCGCGGCGCCACATCCTGTTGCCGCAGGCCCTGAAAGTCAGCGTGCCGGGGCTGGTCAACACCTCGATCAGCGAGGTGAAGAATACAACCCTCGTCCTCATCGTCGGGGTCTTCGATTTGTTGCAGACGACCCGTCTTTCCTATGTCGAGGCGCAATGGCGCCCCTATTTCGCCGAAGCCTATCTCTTTACCGGGACAATCTTTTTTCTCCTCTGCTTCTCCCTGTCCCGGCTCAGCATGAAGATCGAACGGAAACTAAACTATGCAGGATAA
- the metC gene encoding cystathionine beta-lyase: protein MHGGPRPRDQRGLINPPVDRASTIIYDSVEAYMDRHQGLYDEVIYGLYGTRTTFALAEAVSELEAGCATVITSSGTSAIALTLTAFVAAGDHLLVADCVYGPTRKFLTDVLARLGVEVEYFRPDIGAEIAGLCRSNTRLIYMETPGSQTFDMIDVPAITAVARSRGILTALDNTWATPLFFKPLAHGVDISLASATKYLSGHSDCLLGTMTAASNAVYRQLKDAAARWGNCASPDNCYLVHRGIRTLDARLERHQRTAATLIDWFVEQPEVIAVRYPAHPADPGHAIWKRDFTGASGLFGVQLDRLTPLETSAFFNELALFQLGSSWGGFESLAVPAWPAPIRDFPNGETDGALIRIHAGLEAPQDLIADLDAAFARVRALRGPGQAS, encoded by the coding sequence GTGCACGGCGGTCCCCGGCCGCGCGATCAGCGGGGCCTCATCAATCCGCCCGTCGATCGGGCATCGACCATTATCTATGACAGCGTCGAGGCCTATATGGATCGGCATCAAGGCCTCTACGATGAGGTCATCTATGGCCTGTACGGTACGCGAACGACCTTTGCGCTCGCCGAAGCCGTCAGCGAGCTCGAAGCCGGCTGTGCTACCGTCATCACCTCGTCTGGAACGAGCGCGATCGCGCTCACTCTCACGGCTTTCGTGGCCGCAGGCGACCATCTGCTCGTTGCGGATTGCGTCTATGGGCCGACACGTAAGTTTCTGACCGACGTGCTCGCACGTTTGGGGGTCGAGGTAGAATATTTCCGGCCCGATATCGGCGCGGAGATTGCCGGGCTGTGCCGCAGCAACACACGGCTCATCTATATGGAGACCCCGGGCTCGCAGACATTCGACATGATCGACGTGCCCGCTATTACGGCGGTCGCGCGCAGCCGGGGTATTTTGACCGCTCTGGACAATACCTGGGCGACTCCGCTCTTCTTCAAGCCCCTGGCCCATGGGGTCGATATCTCGCTTGCTTCGGCGACCAAATATCTCTCCGGACATTCCGACTGTCTGCTCGGCACGATGACGGCCGCCAGCAATGCTGTCTACCGCCAGCTCAAGGACGCGGCGGCGCGCTGGGGGAACTGCGCGAGTCCCGACAATTGCTATCTGGTCCACCGGGGCATCAGGACGCTGGATGCGCGGCTCGAACGCCACCAACGCACCGCTGCGACGCTGATCGACTGGTTCGTCGAGCAACCCGAAGTGATCGCGGTCCGCTATCCGGCCCATCCCGCCGATCCCGGTCATGCGATCTGGAAGCGGGATTTCACCGGTGCGTCCGGATTATTTGGTGTTCAGCTCGATCGCCTGACGCCGCTGGAAACCAGTGCCTTTTTTAACGAGCTCGCGCTTTTCCAGTTGGGGTCGAGTTGGGGCGGTTTCGAAAGTCTCGCGGTTCCGGCGTGGCCTGCCCCAATCCGCGATTTTCCCAATGGCGAGACCGATGGGGCCCTGATCCGTATCCACGCCGGACTCGAAGCGCCGCAAGATTTGATCGCGGACCTTGATGCGGCGTTCGCGCGCGTACGGGCGTTGCGCGGTCCGGGGCAGGCGTCATGA
- a CDS encoding amino acid ABC transporter ATP-binding protein, whose product MTDGSDRAAVSLRLVEKYYGAYHALRAIDLEIAPRERIVICGPSGSGKSTLIRCMNMLEAPDSGSVLIEGVKVTEASREAAAALRAVGMVFQQFNLFPHKTVLENCTLAPVLLGGLSLPEAEARAISYLDKVRIGDQAGKYPGQLSGGQQQRAAIARALAMEPRILLFDEPTSALDPEMIKEVLDVMTALAGEGRTMVCVTHEMGFAREAADRILFMDQGQIIEDARPADFFAAPKSERARTFLEQILSH is encoded by the coding sequence ATGACCGACGGTTCGGACCGCGCAGCCGTCAGCTTGCGACTGGTCGAGAAATATTATGGCGCCTATCATGCGCTCCGCGCGATAGACCTCGAAATCGCCCCGCGCGAGCGGATCGTGATCTGCGGGCCTTCGGGCTCCGGCAAATCAACGCTCATTCGCTGCATGAACATGCTCGAGGCGCCCGACTCCGGTTCCGTTCTGATCGAGGGAGTCAAGGTAACAGAGGCGTCGCGGGAGGCAGCGGCGGCGCTCCGCGCCGTCGGCATGGTCTTCCAGCAGTTCAATCTGTTTCCGCACAAGACGGTGCTCGAAAATTGCACCCTGGCGCCGGTCCTGCTTGGCGGCCTGTCTCTTCCGGAGGCCGAAGCGCGCGCCATATCCTATTTGGACAAAGTGAGGATCGGCGACCAGGCGGGCAAATATCCGGGGCAGCTTTCGGGCGGGCAGCAGCAGCGGGCGGCTATAGCCCGCGCGCTGGCGATGGAACCCCGGATTCTCCTCTTCGACGAGCCGACTTCGGCACTCGATCCCGAGATGATCAAGGAGGTGCTCGATGTGATGACGGCGCTTGCTGGTGAAGGACGGACGATGGTGTGCGTAACGCACGAAATGGGATTCGCGCGCGAGGCGGCCGATCGCATTCTTTTCATGGACCAAGGGCAGATCATCGAAGACGCAAGACCGGCCGATTTTTTCGCCGCGCCGAAAAGCGAGCGCGCACGGACCTTTCTCGAACAGATACTTTCGCACTGA
- a CDS encoding TonB-dependent receptor domain-containing protein — MMTRTILLASAAAVATFATPVFAQSETAPQSPAAEDAPNGSDIVVTGSRIRRQDLAGVGPATVVSAEQIENTGVVNIETVLQRLPANAGFAGNQTSAYWANNGYGTAQVNLRGLGIKRTLVLLNGRRLVAGGTGANSSPDLNMIPVAALARTDVLKDGASAIYGADAMAGVVNLVTRTDYEGLGLSVRQGITEKGDGSDFTADLLWGVRNDRGGFMAAVTYQKTSAVNMASRAPCSLAETTPGQLSCVNSASTIGGRAVLPNGQQINFNQVLGGNGNFFEPYSAAKHNFNSNPFLNAVSPVERVSTAFFADYDLSDNIEAFGEFLYTFRKSNQIATPGTLRNLSIAASNPTNPTGQNIVLVQRRLAEPGPRQFFQETDTWQGTFGLRGKLSNNWGWEVAGAFGRNTAVDGSTNIANLERVANTLDTSKCSLAAGASIPCADYLGFGDLTPQALDYILFTSRDRGGNELATVTADLNGDLFKLPAGPVSFAAGVVYRKEKGWRDPDPLTVLGIANTNQQDPISGTSTAKEAYLELSVPILAGKPFFESLTAGGAVRYSDYDLFGSDWNYKASLDWMISDSFRLRGTYGTGFRIPNVPELFGGVSEGNLTTTDPCSRYATSGNATLIANCQASGVPANYVQLGTTILTTVGGNENLKPESSTTWTVGTVISPKGLIPGLSLTADWFDIKIKDAIRAIPGSTKLGICYASQNLSHPFCEDFTRSPLTGEVTFLSAQPINTGREEMNGLDLGLVYNNDIGSVNISLDVNLTYLNKYVVLPFPGGAPIDFDGFIGGGNGGYPKWRGYGVLTAEKDGISATWSTQWIGKATDFNAAPGEIGYSTPNVFYHNLQVAFEIDEKTRFQVGVDNLFDRKAPYIQSFTDANTDTMTYDLLGRRFYVGFRTAF; from the coding sequence ATGATGACCAGGACAATTTTGCTCGCCAGCGCCGCGGCGGTCGCCACCTTTGCAACGCCAGTGTTCGCGCAGAGCGAGACTGCTCCGCAGTCACCCGCCGCCGAGGACGCGCCGAACGGATCGGACATCGTCGTGACCGGATCGCGCATCCGCAGGCAGGACCTCGCCGGCGTCGGTCCCGCGACGGTCGTGTCGGCCGAGCAGATCGAGAACACCGGGGTCGTCAATATAGAAACGGTGCTGCAGCGCCTTCCCGCCAACGCCGGCTTTGCGGGCAACCAGACCTCGGCCTATTGGGCGAACAACGGTTATGGCACGGCGCAGGTCAACTTGCGCGGCCTCGGCATCAAGCGCACCCTCGTGCTGCTCAACGGCCGCCGCCTCGTCGCGGGTGGCACGGGTGCGAACTCGTCGCCCGACCTCAACATGATCCCGGTCGCCGCGCTCGCGCGCACCGATGTCCTCAAGGACGGTGCATCGGCGATCTACGGCGCCGACGCCATGGCGGGCGTGGTCAACCTCGTGACCCGCACCGACTATGAAGGTCTCGGCCTTAGCGTGCGGCAGGGGATCACCGAAAAGGGCGACGGCTCGGACTTCACCGCCGATCTTCTGTGGGGCGTCCGGAACGATCGCGGCGGTTTCATGGCCGCTGTTACCTATCAGAAGACCAGCGCGGTCAATATGGCATCGCGCGCGCCCTGTTCGCTCGCCGAAACCACGCCAGGCCAGCTGAGCTGCGTCAACAGCGCATCGACGATCGGCGGCCGCGCGGTGCTGCCGAACGGCCAGCAGATCAACTTCAACCAGGTGCTCGGCGGCAACGGCAATTTCTTCGAGCCCTACAGCGCAGCGAAGCATAATTTCAATTCGAACCCGTTCCTCAACGCGGTGAGCCCGGTCGAGCGCGTCAGCACGGCCTTCTTCGCCGACTATGACCTCAGCGACAACATCGAGGCGTTTGGCGAATTTCTCTATACCTTTCGCAAGTCGAACCAGATCGCGACCCCCGGAACGCTGCGCAACCTGTCGATCGCGGCAAGCAATCCGACCAACCCCACCGGCCAGAACATCGTCCTAGTCCAGCGGCGCCTTGCCGAGCCGGGACCGCGCCAGTTCTTCCAGGAAACCGACACCTGGCAGGGCACCTTCGGTTTGCGCGGCAAGCTGTCGAACAACTGGGGCTGGGAAGTCGCCGGCGCGTTCGGCCGCAACACCGCGGTTGATGGTTCGACAAATATCGCCAATCTCGAGCGCGTCGCCAACACGCTCGATACCAGCAAGTGCAGCCTCGCCGCGGGCGCGTCGATCCCCTGCGCTGACTATTTGGGCTTCGGCGATCTGACCCCGCAAGCGCTCGACTATATCCTCTTCACCTCGCGCGATCGGGGAGGCAATGAACTCGCGACCGTCACCGCGGATCTGAACGGCGACCTCTTCAAGCTGCCCGCGGGCCCCGTGTCGTTCGCCGCCGGCGTCGTCTACCGCAAGGAGAAGGGCTGGCGCGATCCCGATCCGCTGACCGTGCTCGGCATCGCCAATACCAACCAGCAGGATCCGATCTCGGGGACGAGCACGGCGAAGGAAGCCTATCTGGAACTGTCGGTTCCGATTCTTGCCGGCAAGCCCTTCTTCGAATCGCTGACGGCGGGCGGAGCGGTGCGCTATTCGGACTATGACCTGTTCGGCAGCGACTGGAACTACAAGGCCAGCCTCGACTGGATGATCAGCGACAGCTTCCGTCTGCGCGGCACCTACGGCACGGGATTCCGCATCCCCAACGTTCCCGAACTGTTCGGCGGCGTATCCGAGGGCAATCTCACCACCACCGATCCCTGCTCGCGCTATGCGACCAGCGGCAATGCGACGCTGATCGCCAATTGTCAGGCGTCGGGCGTACCGGCCAATTATGTCCAGTTGGGCACGACGATCCTGACGACGGTCGGCGGCAACGAGAATCTGAAACCCGAGAGTTCGACGACCTGGACAGTCGGCACGGTCATCTCCCCGAAGGGGCTCATCCCGGGCCTTTCGCTCACCGCCGACTGGTTCGACATCAAGATCAAGGACGCGATCCGTGCAATCCCCGGGTCGACCAAGCTCGGAATATGCTACGCGAGCCAGAATCTCTCGCATCCTTTCTGCGAAGATTTTACGCGCAGCCCGCTGACCGGCGAGGTCACCTTCCTCTCCGCTCAGCCGATCAACACCGGGCGTGAGGAAATGAATGGCCTCGATCTTGGTCTTGTCTACAACAACGACATCGGCAGCGTGAACATCTCGCTCGACGTCAACCTGACCTACCTAAACAAATATGTCGTCCTGCCTTTCCCGGGCGGCGCGCCGATCGATTTCGACGGCTTCATCGGCGGCGGTAATGGTGGCTATCCGAAGTGGCGCGGTTATGGCGTGTTGACGGCCGAAAAGGACGGGATCAGCGCGACCTGGTCGACGCAGTGGATCGGCAAGGCGACCGACTTCAACGCCGCGCCCGGAGAAATCGGCTACAGCACGCCGAACGTCTTCTATCATAATCTTCAGGTCGCTTTTGAGATCGACGAGAAAACGCGGTTCCAGGTCGGAGTCGATAATCTGTTCGATCGCAAGGCGCCCTATATCCAGAGCTTCACCGATGCGAACACCGATACGATGACCTATGACCTGCTCGGCCGGCGCTTCTATGTCGGCTTCCGCACCGCCTTCTGA
- a CDS encoding PepSY domain-containing protein translates to MAIRWPLLVRRTHKWLALVVGVQALLWTLTGFYMVVVHIDTIHGDHLVRSPVTQPFDLDGLAAPSKVVAAAPGVSEIRLQRFSGRPVWRAETPDGPRLFDGRSGAPLPLLTESQVREQARRIYAGDGDIVAVRLLTKAPQEMQSRKPPYWQVEFEGWNRPTLYLSPQTGELISRRHALWRVFDFAWMLHIMDYDERTDVNNPLLRVATWSAFAMALTGAWLLIWSFKRRKRKKA, encoded by the coding sequence ATGGCGATCCGTTGGCCGCTGCTTGTTCGGCGGACGCATAAATGGCTGGCGCTGGTGGTCGGCGTCCAGGCGCTGCTCTGGACATTGACCGGCTTCTACATGGTGGTCGTTCACATCGACACCATCCACGGCGATCATCTGGTGCGCTCCCCGGTGACCCAGCCCTTCGACCTCGACGGCCTCGCAGCGCCGTCGAAGGTCGTCGCGGCCGCGCCGGGGGTCTCCGAAATCCGCCTCCAGCGCTTTTCGGGCCGTCCGGTCTGGCGCGCTGAAACGCCCGACGGGCCGCGCCTGTTCGACGGCCGCTCGGGTGCGCCGCTGCCTCTCCTGACCGAGTCCCAGGTTCGCGAGCAGGCGCGGCGCATCTATGCCGGCGACGGCGATATCGTTGCGGTGCGGCTGCTTACCAAAGCGCCGCAGGAAATGCAGTCGCGCAAACCGCCCTATTGGCAGGTCGAGTTCGAAGGCTGGAACCGCCCGACGCTCTACCTGTCGCCGCAGACGGGCGAGTTGATCTCGCGTCGCCACGCGCTGTGGCGCGTCTTCGACTTCGCGTGGATGCTCCACATCATGGATTATGACGAGCGCACCGACGTGAACAATCCGCTGCTCCGCGTCGCGACCTGGAGCGCCTTTGCCATGGCACTGACGGGCGCATGGCTGCTGATCTGGTCCTTCAAGCGCCGCAAGAGGAAGAAGGCATGA
- a CDS encoding PepSY domain-containing protein → MKMIRLSPLFFRRIHKWVGLILGLQFLLWALSGSVMALLDKDKVGGHGGGMSHAHPLPAGEYFDVAALPRGEPVTGVVLRDLGARPVYELRSAKGVRLVDATSGEDVRVDAALARDVAVMMNEAPIRKVSVLAKPNLESRDFEGAMWRVDFADAENSSAYVSLDTARFLVMRGDTWRTWDFFWMLHNMDYINRSSFNHPLIIFVAFGALWLSGTGFYLLFKSFSRADFRWLRRRRKPQVTASTT, encoded by the coding sequence ATGAAGATGATACGCCTCTCGCCGCTTTTCTTCCGGCGCATCCACAAATGGGTCGGACTCATTCTCGGGCTCCAGTTCCTGCTTTGGGCCTTGAGCGGCTCGGTGATGGCGCTGCTCGACAAGGACAAGGTCGGCGGTCACGGCGGCGGGATGAGCCACGCGCATCCCTTGCCGGCGGGTGAATATTTCGACGTCGCCGCCTTGCCGCGCGGTGAACCCGTCACCGGCGTGGTCCTGCGCGATCTTGGCGCCCGGCCGGTGTATGAGCTGCGCTCGGCCAAGGGCGTCCGGCTGGTCGATGCGACGAGCGGCGAGGATGTTCGTGTCGACGCGGCGCTTGCCCGCGACGTCGCGGTGATGATGAACGAGGCGCCGATCCGCAAGGTGAGCGTGCTCGCAAAGCCGAACCTCGAATCGCGCGATTTCGAAGGCGCCATGTGGCGCGTCGACTTTGCCGATGCCGAGAATAGCAGCGCCTATGTTTCGCTCGACACCGCGCGTTTTCTGGTGATGCGCGGCGATACCTGGCGCACTTGGGACTTCTTCTGGATGCTCCACAATATGGATTACATCAACCGGTCGAGCTTCAACCACCCGCTGATCATCTTCGTCGCCTTTGGCGCGCTGTGGCTTTCGGGGACCGGCTTCTACCTGTTGTTCAAGAGCTTCAGCCGCGCCGACTTCCGCTGGCTGCGCCGCCGCCGCAAGCCCCAAGTGACCGCCAGCACGACCTGA
- the hutC gene encoding histidine utilization repressor, with translation MSEHLEFGRSHLYRRVMEIPFRTSSNGIDRSPAGHGTQDAPPRYAAIKQSISDAVRNGSLKPGDRIPSESELVEKFDVSRMTANRALRELQSAGVITRRAGSGSFIAEPKPIGHMIEIRNIADEIRGRGHDYRARVIQNSEEKAGAETAALLEVSVGTKIFHSIIVHHEAEFPIQLEERFVLASAAPDYGALDFTQLTPNEYLTRTAPLERVEHRVCATMPDARTRGMLGLKEGEPVLRMTRRTWSRGRLVSHAWLSHPGTRFELSAAFSVDG, from the coding sequence ATGTCGGAACACTTGGAATTTGGACGGTCTCACCTGTATAGACGGGTGATGGAAATTCCTTTTCGAACAAGCTCAAACGGGATCGACCGATCGCCGGCCGGACATGGCACCCAAGACGCTCCTCCTCGCTATGCCGCGATCAAGCAGAGCATATCGGATGCGGTTCGTAACGGGAGCTTGAAGCCTGGCGATCGCATCCCGTCGGAATCCGAGCTCGTCGAGAAATTTGACGTGTCGCGCATGACCGCAAATCGGGCGCTTCGCGAGTTGCAATCGGCAGGTGTTATCACCCGGCGCGCAGGCAGCGGCTCATTCATCGCCGAGCCGAAACCGATCGGGCACATGATCGAAATCCGAAACATCGCAGATGAAATTCGCGGACGCGGTCACGACTACCGGGCCCGGGTCATCCAGAATAGCGAAGAGAAGGCCGGCGCCGAAACCGCGGCGCTGCTCGAAGTGTCGGTGGGTACGAAAATCTTCCATTCGATCATTGTCCACCATGAGGCCGAGTTTCCGATCCAGCTTGAGGAGCGGTTCGTGCTCGCGTCGGCGGCGCCAGACTATGGCGCGCTCGATTTCACCCAACTCACGCCGAACGAATATCTGACGCGCACCGCCCCGCTCGAGCGGGTCGAGCACCGCGTTTGCGCGACGATGCCCGATGCGCGCACGCGCGGCATGCTCGGCCTGAAGGAGGGGGAGCCTGTCCTGCGGATGACCCGGCGGACCTGGAGCCGCGGGCGCCTGGTGTCGCACGCCTGGCTTTCCCATCCGGGCACGCGCTTCGAGCTTTCGGCCGCCTTTTCGGTCGACGGCTGA
- a CDS encoding alpha/beta fold hydrolase: MTTDIIDIFYSGPDGWPLCAALVDPNHRLSTSHVVIMMHGGGPDHQSLIPLARRLCDRRAVVLPDIRGYGRSPCSENAKHTWTSYSADVMSLLDHLKVDSAIVGGAGLGATITLRTALAHKERVRAAILISVEDIEDDEAKAAETAFMREFATRVREEGLHAAWAPILPNLAPVIREMVYDAIPRSTSASIAAAAAIGEDRAFRSVGELADINMPALVIPGMDERHPIALAKQLAHLLPHGKLAAAEMSDAIVTTEDFARCFAPAIREFLNELSALPTASA, encoded by the coding sequence ATGACGACCGACATAATCGACATATTCTATTCCGGGCCCGATGGCTGGCCGCTCTGCGCTGCGCTGGTCGATCCCAATCACCGGCTGTCGACCTCCCACGTCGTTATAATGATGCATGGCGGCGGCCCCGACCACCAGAGCCTGATACCGTTGGCGCGCCGGCTGTGCGACCGGCGTGCGGTAGTGCTGCCCGATATCCGTGGCTATGGCCGGTCCCCTTGCAGCGAAAACGCGAAACATACCTGGACGTCCTACTCTGCCGACGTGATGTCGCTTCTCGATCACCTGAAAGTCGATTCCGCCATCGTCGGCGGCGCGGGACTTGGCGCCACGATCACTTTACGAACCGCACTCGCCCACAAGGAGAGAGTGAGAGCGGCCATTTTGATCAGCGTTGAAGACATCGAAGACGACGAGGCCAAAGCGGCTGAAACGGCATTCATGCGCGAGTTCGCGACGCGCGTCCGCGAGGAAGGGCTTCATGCGGCGTGGGCGCCAATCCTGCCGAATCTCGCGCCGGTCATTCGCGAGATGGTTTACGACGCGATTCCGCGAAGCACTTCCGCCAGCATTGCGGCTGCGGCGGCAATCGGTGAGGACCGCGCCTTCCGCAGCGTCGGCGAACTCGCAGACATAAATATGCCGGCGTTGGTCATTCCAGGAATGGATGAGAGGCATCCCATAGCCCTAGCGAAGCAGCTCGCTCACCTGCTGCCGCACGGCAAGCTTGCTGCGGCAGAAATGTCGGACGCGATAGTGACAACCGAAGATTTTGCGCGATGCTTCGCGCCTGCCATTCGCGAATTCCTGAACGAGCTTTCGGCGCTGCCCACAGCATCCGCATGA